A region of Streptomyces halobius DNA encodes the following proteins:
- a CDS encoding ABC transporter substrate-binding protein, which produces MARTTHPSRAARTTRTRKATVVGAALAAGALTLSLSGCGAADMTKQASPYAAVGGAKSVTLQLGTWVGTQANVGVAKYILENELGYRVDTVQVDEQPAWDALSQGRVDAILEDWGHPEEVQRYVKEKKTITPGGDLGVIGHIGWFVPKYWADKHPDVTDWKNLNKYADELRTAESGKKGQLLDGSPSYVTNDKALVKNLGLNFDVVFAGSEAAQITQIKQFAKQKKPFLTYWYEPQWLFNEVPMVEVKLPKYTEECAAKGVEDPQSIDCAYPSTPLQKYLNTDFVKSGSDAAEFLKKFKWSKEDQNEVSEMIASDGLSADEAAKRWADKHPDAWKAWLPKKK; this is translated from the coding sequence ATGGCACGCACTACTCACCCGTCGCGCGCTGCTCGTACCACTCGTACGCGCAAAGCCACCGTCGTCGGCGCCGCCCTCGCGGCCGGTGCCCTGACGCTGTCCCTCTCCGGCTGCGGCGCGGCCGACATGACCAAGCAGGCCTCGCCGTACGCGGCCGTGGGCGGCGCCAAGTCCGTCACCCTGCAACTGGGAACCTGGGTCGGCACGCAAGCCAACGTCGGCGTGGCGAAGTACATCCTGGAGAACGAGCTCGGCTACCGCGTCGACACCGTGCAGGTGGACGAGCAGCCGGCCTGGGACGCGCTCAGCCAGGGCCGGGTGGACGCCATCCTTGAGGACTGGGGCCACCCGGAGGAGGTGCAGCGCTACGTCAAGGAGAAGAAGACGATCACGCCCGGCGGCGACCTGGGCGTCATCGGCCACATCGGCTGGTTCGTCCCCAAGTACTGGGCGGACAAGCACCCGGACGTCACCGACTGGAAGAACCTCAACAAGTACGCCGACGAGCTCCGTACCGCGGAGAGCGGCAAGAAGGGCCAGCTCCTGGACGGCTCCCCGTCCTATGTCACCAATGACAAGGCGCTGGTGAAGAACCTCGGCCTCAATTTCGATGTCGTGTTCGCGGGCTCCGAGGCGGCGCAGATCACCCAGATCAAACAGTTCGCCAAGCAGAAGAAGCCCTTCCTGACGTATTGGTACGAGCCGCAGTGGCTCTTCAACGAGGTGCCCATGGTGGAGGTCAAACTCCCCAAGTACACCGAGGAGTGCGCCGCGAAGGGCGTCGAGGATCCCCAGTCCATCGACTGCGCCTATCCTTCGACGCCGCTGCAGAAGTACCTCAACACGGACTTCGTCAAGAGCGGCAGCGATGCGGCGGAGTTCCTGAAGAAGTTCAAGTGGTCCAAGGAAGACCAGAACGAGGTCTCCGAAATGATCGCCTCGGACGGCCTTTCTGCCGATGAGGCGGCCAAGCGCTGGGCCGACAAGCACCCGGATGCATGGAAGGCGTGGCTGCCGAAGAAGAAGTAG
- a CDS encoding DMT family transporter has protein sequence MVWMLLLSAITAEVIATSFLKLSEGLTKLLPSLVVGVCYIASFTLLAQALKRMQLGIAYAIWSGLGTAAIALIGMVFMDEPANMVKVLGITLIIGGVVMLNLTGDH, from the coding sequence ATGGTCTGGATGCTGCTGCTGAGCGCCATCACCGCCGAGGTCATCGCCACCTCGTTCCTGAAGCTGAGCGAGGGATTAACCAAACTGCTGCCGAGCCTGGTCGTCGGGGTCTGTTACATCGCTTCGTTCACGCTGCTGGCCCAGGCACTCAAAAGGATGCAGCTGGGCATCGCCTACGCGATCTGGTCCGGCCTCGGCACCGCCGCCATCGCGCTCATCGGGATGGTGTTCATGGACGAACCGGCGAACATGGTCAAGGTCCTGGGGATTACCTTGATCATTGGCGGCGTCGTCATGCTCAACCTGACCGGGGACCATTAG